One part of the Arabidopsis thaliana chromosome 4, partial sequence genome encodes these proteins:
- a CDS encoding Ubiquitin-like superfamily protein (Ubiquitin-like superfamily protein; CONTAINS InterPro DOMAIN/s: Ubiquitin conserved site (InterPro:IPR019954), Ubiquitin (InterPro:IPR000626), Ubiquitin supergroup (InterPro:IPR019955); BEST Arabidopsis thaliana protein match is: Ubiquitin-like superfamily protein (TAIR:AT4G05230.1); Has 284 Blast hits to 257 proteins in 79 species: Archae - 0; Bacteria - 9; Metazoa - 86; Fungi - 10; Plants - 123; Viruses - 2; Other Eukaryotes - 54 (source: NCBI BLink).): protein MDVFFETQSGDKFEIELGYWDTMLEIKEKIEKYQCIPVSKQTLIFQGVVLQDHLDIKQCVILNHSHIQIFVEPNPNPNPNNAQVLQTDISSPLNSFIDIDNFLDSPVSTSVKFGINNDDHVLQPEKSTPFNSSKEIDYFQEYPISTSMELVSNNSDQVPQPEKSTPFNSYEEIDYIQDYPVSTSMELVSNNSDQVPPPEKSPPLNSSKEIDYFQEYPVSTSMELVSNNIDQVPQPEKSPPLNSSKEIDYFQEYPVSTSMELVSNNNDQVPQPEKSPLLNSFKDIANTQGPSVKRIKLGGINNSHQDSTMRVNDLSTLI from the coding sequence ATGGATGTGTTCTTCGAGACTCAGAGTGGCGACAAGTTCGAGATTGAATTGGGTTATTGGGATACAATGTTGGAGATCAAAGAGAAGATCGAGAAGTATCAATGTATCCCTGTTTCTaaacaaaccctaatcttCCAAGGAGTTGTTCTTCAAGATCATCTTGATATCAAACAATGTGTGATCCTCAACCACTCTCATATCCAGATCTTCGTTGAAcctaaccctaaccctaatccCAACAACGCTCAAGTGCTTCAAACCGATATATCTTCACCTTTAAACTCATTCATAGATATCGATAACTTTCTAGATTCCCCTGTTTCGACGAGCGTCAAGTTTGGGATCAACAACGACGATCACGTGCTTCAACCGGAGAAATCTACACCGTTTAACTCATCCAAAGAGATCGATTACTTTCAAGAATACCCTATTTCAACGAGCATGGAGCTTGTAAGCAACAACAGTGATCAAGTGCCTCAACCGGAGAAATCTACACCGTTTAACTCATACGAAGAGATCGATTACATTCAAGACTACCCTGTTTCAACGAGCATGGAGCTTGTAAGCAACAACAGTGATCAAGTGCCTCCACCGGAGAAGTCTCCACCGTTAAACTCATCCAAAGAGATCGATTACTTTCAAGAATACCCTGTTTCAACGAGCATGGAGCTTGTAAGCAACAACATTGATCAAGTGCCTCAACCGGAGAAGTCTCCACCGTTAAACTCATCCAAAGAGATCGATTACTTTCAAGAATACCCTGTTTCAACGAGTATGGAGCTTGTAAGCAACAACAATGATCAAGTGCCTCAACCGGAGAAATCTCCACTGTTAAACTCATTCAAAGATATCGCCAACACTCAAGGTCCGTCTGTGAAGCGTATAAAATTGGGAGGCATCAACAACAGTCACCAAGATTCGACTATGAGGGTTAATGACTTAAGTACCCTAATCTAA
- a CDS encoding Ubiquitin-like superfamily protein (Ubiquitin-like superfamily protein; CONTAINS InterPro DOMAIN/s: Ubiquitin (InterPro:IPR000626), Ubiquitin supergroup (InterPro:IPR019955); BEST Arabidopsis thaliana protein match is: Ubiquitin-like superfamily protein (TAIR:AT4G05230.1); Has 73 Blast hits to 68 proteins in 11 species: Archae - 0; Bacteria - 0; Metazoa - 0; Fungi - 0; Plants - 71; Viruses - 0; Other Eukaryotes - 2 (source: NCBI BLink).) encodes MDVYFETQNGRKFCIELGYWDTVLEIKKKIEKYQRIPVPNQTLFFGNALEDHLDIGQCKILQNSHVVLFVLPDPNDNNDQVLQTEEQPPIIGDLIYGEDLPLTTEVVLNIRPFCPVQDSPVRNNDQSPPSDAAKDIIKGHQDSPVRNNEQTPPSDSVKENTNIQDSPVGKIILTLRVMPYSGKIKAAKNLHFITYKTYRVKMLRQELVQNELRDHLDRPQDGDYFFVHKGRVLNEDQSFEWNSVAHTDIVEIVPDPWLY; translated from the coding sequence ATGGATGTGTACTTCGAAACTCAGAATGGCAGAAAGTTTTGCATTGAATTAGGTTACTGGGACACAGTGTTGGAGATCAAAAAGAAGATCGAGAAGTATCAACGTATCCCTGTTCCCAATCAAACCCTTTTCTTCGGCAATGCTCTTGAAGACCATCTTGATATCGGTCAATGCAAGATTCTCCAAAACTCTCATGTCGTACTCTTCGTCCTTCCAGACCCTAATGACAACAACGATCAAGTTCTTCAAACGGAGGAGCAACCTCCTATAATCGGAGATCTCATTTACGGTGAGGATTTGCCTTTGACAACTGAAGTTGTTTTGAATATTCGACCTTTTTGCCCAGTTCAAGATTCTCCGGTGAGAAACAACGATCAATCTCCACCGTCAGACGCAGCAAAAGATATCATCAAAGGTCATCAAGATTCGCCGGTGAGAAACAACGAGCAAACTCCACCGTCAGACTCGGTTAAAGAGAACACTAACATTCAAGATTCGCCTGTGGGGAAGATAATACTAACATTACGGGTGATGCCATATTCCGGCAAGATTAAAGCTGCGAAGAATCTTCATTTTATTACGTACAAGACGTATAGGGTGAAAATGCTGAGACAAGAGTTGGTTCAGAATGAACTAAGGGATCATTTAGATCGGCCTCAAGATGGTGATTATTTCTTCGTACACAAAGGGAGAGTATTGAACGAAGATCAGTCATTCGAGTGGAACAGTGTTGCTCACACTGATATTGTTGAGATCGTTCCCGATCCGTGGCTCTATTAG
- a CDS encoding Ubiquitin-like superfamily protein (Ubiquitin-like superfamily protein; CONTAINS InterPro DOMAIN/s: Ubiquitin (InterPro:IPR000626), Ubiquitin supergroup (InterPro:IPR019955); BEST Arabidopsis thaliana protein match is: Ubiquitin-like superfamily protein (TAIR:AT4G05310.1); Has 125 Blast hits to 125 proteins in 33 species: Archae - 0; Bacteria - 0; Metazoa - 10; Fungi - 7; Plants - 95; Viruses - 0; Other Eukaryotes - 13 (source: NCBI BLink).) — MKFLVENLNGSSFELEVDYRDTLLVVKQKIERSQHIPVSKQTLIVDGIVILREDLTVEQCQIVPTSDIQLEVSSDDDNPNHNDCDQKPQTEQSPALPLVSAEEYFERQDWPLTAEELRQIYSYRPEHEG, encoded by the coding sequence ATGAAGTTTCTCGTCGAGAATCTGAATGGTTCATCATTCGAACTTGAGGTTGATTACAGGGATACACTGTTAGTGGTCAAACAAAAGATCGAGAGGTCTCAACATATTCCTGTTTCCAAACAAACCCTTATCGTCGACGGCATTGTTATTCTTCGAGAGGATCTTACTGTCGAACAATGCCAGATCGTCCCCACTTCTGATATCCAACTCGAAGTCTCATCTGACGATGATAACCCTAATCACAACGACTGCGATCAAAAGCCGCAAACCGAGCAATCTCCAGCACTACCATTGGTTTCAGCGGAAGAGTACTTTGAGAGACAAGATTGGCCTTTGACAGCAGAAGAGCTGAGACAGATTTATAGTTATCGGCCTGAGCATGAAGGTTGA